Proteins encoded in a region of the Phacochoerus africanus isolate WHEZ1 chromosome 8, ROS_Pafr_v1, whole genome shotgun sequence genome:
- the CAPNS2 gene encoding calpain small subunit 2, with protein sequence MFLAKALLEGADQGLGQALGGLLGGGGQRRGGGNIGGIVGGIVNFISESAAAQYTPEPPPTQQHFTNVEANESDEVRRFRQQFAQLAGPDMEVGATDLMNILNKVLSKHKDLKSDGFSLDTCRSIVSVMDSDTTGKLGFEEFKYLWNNIKKWQCIYKQYDRDQSGSLGSSQVRGALQAAGLQLNEQLYQTIIRRYAEEDGRMDFNSFISCLVRLDAMFRAFRSLDRDADGLIQVYIQEWLQLTMYS encoded by the coding sequence ATGTTTCTTGCAAAGGCTCTCTTGGAAGGGGCAGATCAAGGTCTCGGACAAGCTCTTGGAGGCCTTCTTGGAGGTGGCGgtcagagaagaggaggaggaaatattGGAGGGATAGTTGGAGGAATTGTGAATTTTATCAGTGAGTCTGCAGCAGCTCAGTACACCCCAGAACCACCACCCACTCAGCAGCATTTCACCAACGTGGAGGCCAATGAAAGTGATGAAGTTAGGCGGTTTCGGCAGCAATTCGCACAGCTGGCTGGACCAGACATGGAGGTGGGTGCCACTGACCTGATGAATATTCTCAACAAAGTCCTTTCTAAGCACAAGGATCTGAAGTCTGACGGCTTTAGTCTTGACACCTGCCGGAGCATCGTGTCCGTTATGGACAGTGACACCACTGGGAAGCTGGGCTTCGAAGAATTTAAGTATCTCTGGAACAACATTAAGAAGTGGCAGTGCATTTATAAGCAATATGACAGGGACCAGTCCGGGTCTCTGGGAAGTTCTCAGGTGCGGGGGGCTCTGCAGGCAGCAGGCTTACAGCTAAATGAACAACTTTACCAAACGATTATCCGCCGATATGCAGAAGAGGATGGAAGAATGGATTTTAACAGCTTCATCAGCTGCCTGGTCCGCCTGGATGCCATGTTTCGTGCCTTCAGATCCCTGGATAGAGATGCCGATGGCCTGATTCAGGTGTATATCCAAGAATGGCTTCAGCTGACCATGTATTCCTGA